A genome region from Geodermatophilus bullaregiensis includes the following:
- the msrA gene encoding peptide-methionine (S)-S-oxide reductase MsrA has protein sequence MLFSRYKTQPVTPENALPGRPDPLPFVPETHAVNGNRIQPPFPDGMQTAVFGAGCFWGVEKVFWQVPGVYSTAAGYAGGHTPNPTYEEVCSARTGHTEVVLVVYDPAVVSYEQLLKVFWEDHDPTQGMRQGNDVGTQYRSAVYVGTPEQEAAARASRDQYQERLKAAGYGEITTEIAPLGEFFYAEDYHQQYLYKVPNGYCPIHSTGVSCPVGLPGVS, from the coding sequence ATGTTGTTCTCCCGGTACAAGACCCAGCCGGTGACGCCGGAGAACGCGCTGCCGGGCCGCCCCGACCCGCTGCCGTTCGTCCCGGAGACCCACGCGGTCAACGGCAACCGCATCCAGCCGCCGTTCCCCGACGGGATGCAGACCGCCGTCTTCGGCGCGGGCTGCTTCTGGGGCGTCGAGAAGGTGTTCTGGCAGGTGCCGGGCGTCTACTCCACCGCCGCCGGCTACGCGGGCGGCCACACGCCCAACCCGACCTACGAGGAGGTCTGCTCGGCGCGGACCGGCCACACCGAGGTCGTCCTCGTCGTCTACGACCCCGCCGTCGTCAGCTACGAGCAGCTGCTGAAGGTGTTCTGGGAGGACCACGACCCGACCCAGGGCATGCGCCAGGGCAACGACGTCGGCACCCAGTACCGCTCGGCGGTCTACGTCGGCACCCCGGAGCAGGAGGCCGCCGCCCGCGCCAGCCGCGACCAGTACCAGGAGCGGCTGAAGGCGGCCGGCTACGGCGAGATCACCACCGAGATCGCCCCGCTCGGCGAGTTCTTCTACGCCGAGGACTACCACCAGCAGTACCTGTACAAGGTGCCGAACGGCTACTGCCCGATCCACTCGACCGGCGTCAGCTGCCCGGTGGGCCTGCCCGGCGTCTCCTGA
- a CDS encoding NADP-dependent oxidoreductase: MPVSAREWHLAARPHGEPTPEDFTLVEVEHPDPAEGQVVVRVVAMSVDPYMRGRMRLGPSYAAPWEVGEVMRGGAVGRVVDSRSADVPVGALVLTDAAWRDVAVLDAREVRQLPATEDLPLTYSLGILGMPGLTAYAGLFRVAAFREGDAVFVSGAAGAVGSAVGQFARLRGASAVVGSAGSPDKVAWLTGELGFTAAFDYHDGRVRDLLAQAAPDGIDVYFDNVGGEHLEAALGALHVHGRAAICGAISAYNATASVPGPANFSSLMIAKRLAVTGLLVSDHTDLHGEFTETVSGWIRSGELTVRETVYEGLENAVPAFLDLLKGANTGKMVVRLAPDPD, from the coding sequence GTGCCCGTGTCCGCCCGCGAGTGGCACCTGGCCGCCCGACCCCACGGCGAGCCCACCCCCGAGGACTTCACGCTGGTCGAGGTCGAGCACCCCGACCCCGCCGAGGGCCAAGTGGTGGTGCGGGTGGTCGCCATGTCGGTCGACCCGTACATGCGCGGACGGATGCGCCTGGGCCCCTCCTACGCCGCGCCGTGGGAGGTCGGCGAGGTGATGAGGGGCGGCGCCGTCGGCCGGGTGGTCGACTCGCGCTCCGCCGACGTCCCCGTGGGCGCGCTGGTGCTCACCGACGCCGCCTGGCGCGACGTCGCCGTCCTCGACGCCCGCGAGGTCCGGCAGCTGCCGGCCACCGAGGACCTCCCGCTGACCTACTCCCTCGGCATCCTCGGGATGCCCGGACTGACCGCCTACGCCGGGCTGTTCCGGGTGGCCGCCTTCCGCGAGGGCGACGCCGTCTTCGTCTCCGGCGCGGCCGGCGCCGTGGGCAGCGCTGTCGGGCAGTTCGCGAGGCTGCGCGGTGCCTCCGCCGTCGTCGGGAGCGCGGGCAGCCCGGACAAGGTGGCCTGGCTGACCGGCGAGCTCGGCTTCACCGCCGCCTTCGACTACCACGACGGCCGGGTGAGGGACCTGCTCGCGCAGGCCGCGCCCGACGGCATCGACGTCTACTTCGACAACGTCGGCGGCGAGCACCTCGAGGCGGCACTGGGCGCGCTGCACGTGCACGGCCGGGCCGCGATCTGCGGTGCCATCTCCGCCTACAACGCCACCGCGTCGGTGCCCGGGCCGGCGAACTTCAGCTCCCTGATGATCGCCAAGCGGCTCGCGGTCACCGGCCTGCTCGTCTCCGACCACACCGACCTGCACGGCGAGTTCACCGAGACCGTCTCCGGGTGGATCCGCTCCGGTGAGCTGACGGTCCGGGAGACCGTCTACGAGGGCCTGGAGAACGCCGTCCCCGCCTTCCTCGACCTCCTGAAGGGGGCCAACACCGGCAAGATGGTCGTCCGCCTGGCGCCCGACCCGGACTGA
- a CDS encoding alpha/beta fold hydrolase — protein MTTAARTPALDHTPATAPTRAVAVFAHGGTVASVEPPRERALSLVRMRAIQEAVSRAAAARGVETYLVRYRVAGWNGVAADAHADVRWALDRVRERHGDVPVVLVGHSMGGRAVLRAGDDPSVAAVCGLAPWTPPGEPVGHLRGRTVVLAHGRGDRWVPARLSADFAVRAHQAGARIARFTLPGGHGMLRRVGAWHALVRDVVLTGAGLARQRADVRAALDAPPPEGLDVPL, from the coding sequence GTGACCACCGCCGCCCGGACGCCGGCCCTCGACCACACCCCCGCGACCGCCCCCACCCGGGCGGTCGCGGTCTTCGCGCACGGCGGCACCGTCGCCAGCGTCGAGCCCCCGCGCGAGCGGGCCCTGTCGCTGGTCCGGATGCGGGCCATCCAGGAGGCGGTCTCGCGGGCCGCGGCCGCCCGGGGCGTGGAGACCTACCTGGTGCGCTACCGGGTGGCCGGCTGGAACGGGGTCGCCGCCGACGCGCACGCCGACGTCCGCTGGGCGCTGGACCGGGTGCGCGAGCGGCACGGCGACGTCCCGGTGGTGCTGGTCGGGCACTCGATGGGCGGCCGGGCGGTGCTGCGGGCCGGGGACGACCCCTCGGTCGCCGCCGTCTGCGGGCTGGCGCCGTGGACGCCGCCGGGCGAGCCGGTCGGCCACCTGCGCGGGCGCACCGTCGTGCTCGCCCACGGCCGCGGCGACCGCTGGGTGCCGGCACGGCTGTCGGCGGACTTCGCCGTCCGCGCGCACCAGGCCGGCGCGCGCATCGCCCGGTTCACCCTGCCCGGGGGGCACGGGATGCTGCGGCGGGTCGGCGCCTGGCACGCGCTGGTGCGCGACGTCGTCCTGACCGGGGCGGGCCTGGCGCGGCAGCGCGCCGACGTCCGGGCCGCCCTGGACGCGCCGCCACCCGAGGGCCTCGACGTCCCGCTCTGA
- a CDS encoding class I SAM-dependent methyltransferase — MTTTDVPPAGTADALAERLLAGVTATLELAAVHLGVQLGWYRALADAPSTAPELAGRTGSDARYAREWLEQQAVAGVLVVDDVRAAPDERRYTLPGEYRAVLVDELDPSYMPPFARVALAFARNVPRLTEVYRTGEGLSWAEMGPDAREAQGDANRPYFLGSLAEDLRALPDVDAALGDGGRVADVGCGMGWSSIGIARAFPGAHVDGLDVDEPSVEQARRNAEQAGVADRVRFRTVDAAAVGERGSYDLVTAFECVHDLADPVAVLAAMRAMVRPGGTVLVVDENVAEEFTAPGDDVERLMYGYSLTCCLPDGRSARPSAATGTVMRPATLERYAREAGFAGIDVLPVENDFFRFYRLRTGE; from the coding sequence ATGACGACGACCGACGTGCCACCGGCCGGGACCGCCGACGCGCTCGCCGAGCGCCTGCTGGCCGGGGTGACCGCCACCCTCGAGCTCGCCGCCGTGCACCTGGGCGTGCAGCTGGGGTGGTACCGCGCGCTCGCCGACGCACCGTCCACCGCGCCGGAGCTGGCCGGCCGGACCGGGAGCGACGCCCGCTACGCCCGCGAGTGGCTCGAGCAGCAGGCGGTGGCCGGCGTCCTCGTCGTCGACGACGTCCGGGCCGCGCCCGACGAGCGGCGCTACACCCTGCCCGGCGAGTACCGGGCCGTGCTGGTCGACGAGCTCGACCCCTCCTACATGCCGCCGTTCGCCCGGGTGGCCCTGGCGTTCGCGCGCAACGTGCCGCGGCTGACCGAGGTCTACCGCACCGGCGAGGGGCTGAGCTGGGCGGAGATGGGCCCCGACGCGCGGGAGGCGCAGGGGGACGCCAACCGCCCGTACTTCCTCGGGTCGCTGGCCGAGGACCTGCGCGCCCTCCCCGACGTCGACGCCGCGCTGGGGGACGGCGGCCGGGTCGCCGACGTGGGCTGCGGGATGGGCTGGTCCTCCATCGGCATCGCGCGCGCCTTCCCGGGGGCGCACGTCGACGGCCTCGACGTCGACGAGCCCTCGGTCGAGCAGGCGCGGCGCAACGCCGAGCAGGCCGGCGTGGCCGACCGGGTCCGGTTCCGCACCGTGGACGCCGCGGCCGTGGGGGAGCGGGGGAGCTACGACCTGGTGACGGCGTTCGAGTGCGTGCACGACCTGGCCGACCCGGTGGCCGTGCTGGCCGCGATGCGGGCGATGGTCCGCCCGGGCGGCACCGTCCTGGTCGTCGACGAGAACGTCGCCGAGGAGTTCACCGCCCCGGGTGACGACGTCGAGCGGCTGATGTACGGCTACAGCCTCACCTGCTGCCTGCCCGACGGGCGGTCCGCTCGTCCCTCGGCCGCCACCGGGACGGTCATGCGGCCGGCCACGCTTGAGCGGTACGCGCGCGAGGCGGGGTTCGCCGGGATCGACGTCCTGCCCGTCGAGAACGACTTCTTCCGCTTCTACCGGCTGCGCACCGGGGAGTGA
- a CDS encoding class I SAM-dependent methyltransferase, with the protein MDVVRTPEELFAQLRREPDVEAPDLVAVDATDRLLLDEAAAYLPGGPGTLVVVDDAYGALTLGAVAAGATGVRVSQDLLVGEQALAANAARTGLAGTHRSLPLDAGLFAGAGLVLAKAPRGLDALRELTELVAAAADPDVVLLVGGRVKHMTLGMNDVLRTGFNGVSATLARQKSRVLVARGPRPDVRPTFPRCRRDADLGLDVCAHGAAFAGSRVDDGTRLLASALPGAAPDARTALDLGCGTGVLAAVLARSRPGLAVTATDQSAAAVASARATLARAGLDRVAVQRDDAASRVADGSVDLVVCNPPFHLGAAVVTAAADRLFAAAARVLRPGGELWAVYNNRLPHRAALRRLVGPTRVATADRRFTVTVSTR; encoded by the coding sequence ATGGACGTCGTCCGCACGCCGGAGGAGCTGTTCGCGCAGCTGCGGCGCGAGCCCGACGTCGAGGCGCCCGACCTCGTGGCGGTGGACGCCACCGACCGGCTGCTGCTCGACGAGGCGGCTGCGTACCTGCCCGGCGGACCCGGCACGCTGGTGGTCGTCGACGACGCGTACGGCGCGCTGACCCTCGGCGCGGTCGCGGCCGGGGCGACCGGCGTGCGCGTGTCCCAGGACCTGCTGGTCGGCGAGCAGGCGCTGGCCGCCAACGCCGCGCGCACCGGGCTGGCCGGCACCCACCGCTCGCTGCCGCTGGACGCCGGCCTGTTCGCCGGCGCCGGCCTCGTCCTGGCCAAGGCGCCCCGGGGCCTCGACGCCCTGCGCGAGCTCACCGAGCTGGTCGCGGCGGCGGCCGACCCCGACGTCGTGCTGCTGGTCGGCGGGCGGGTCAAGCACATGACCCTCGGCATGAACGACGTCCTGCGCACCGGGTTCAATGGGGTGTCGGCGACGCTGGCCCGGCAGAAGTCCCGGGTGCTGGTCGCCCGCGGGCCGCGCCCGGACGTGCGGCCCACCTTCCCCCGCTGCCGGCGCGACGCGGACCTCGGCCTCGACGTCTGCGCGCACGGCGCGGCCTTCGCCGGCTCCCGGGTCGACGACGGCACCCGGCTGCTGGCCTCGGCGCTGCCCGGCGCCGCCCCGGACGCCCGGACGGCGCTCGACCTCGGCTGCGGCACCGGCGTCCTGGCCGCCGTCCTCGCCCGGTCCCGGCCCGGGCTCGCCGTCACCGCCACCGACCAGTCGGCCGCGGCGGTCGCCTCGGCGCGGGCCACGCTCGCCCGTGCCGGCCTCGACCGGGTGGCGGTGCAGCGGGACGACGCCGCGTCGCGGGTCGCCGACGGCAGCGTGGACCTCGTCGTGTGCAACCCGCCGTTCCACCTGGGCGCCGCCGTCGTCACGGCCGCGGCCGACCGGCTGTTCGCCGCGGCCGCCCGGGTACTGCGGCCCGGCGGCGAGCTGTGGGCGGTCTACAACAACCGGCTGCCGCACCGCGCGGCGCTGCGCCGGCTGGTCGGGCCCACCCGGGTCGCCACCGCCGACCGGCGGTTCACCGTCACCGTCTCGACCCGCTGA
- a CDS encoding DUF1622 domain-containing protein, with protein MEELLAEVVGVLVTVVEACGAAVILVGAVWAFARFVWVGVRGGGSRAFVPVRLTLGRFLALGLEFQLASDVLRTAVAPSFRELGQLAAVAAIRTALNYFLSREIAEERRQVAEEEAGRAAPDPAAPGAPGRTV; from the coding sequence GTGGAGGAGCTGCTCGCCGAGGTCGTCGGCGTCCTGGTCACCGTCGTCGAGGCCTGCGGTGCCGCGGTCATCCTCGTCGGCGCGGTGTGGGCCTTCGCCCGGTTCGTCTGGGTGGGCGTGCGCGGCGGCGGGTCGCGCGCGTTCGTGCCGGTGCGGCTGACGCTGGGCCGGTTCCTGGCGCTCGGGCTGGAGTTCCAGCTGGCCAGCGACGTGCTGCGGACGGCGGTGGCGCCGAGCTTCCGCGAGCTGGGCCAGCTGGCCGCGGTCGCGGCGATCCGGACGGCGCTGAACTACTTCCTCTCCAGGGAGATCGCGGAGGAGCGGCGGCAGGTGGCCGAGGAGGAGGCCGGGCGGGCGGCGCCCGACCCCGCGGCACCGGGCGCGCCCGGGCGGACCGTGTGA